The following are encoded together in the Salvia hispanica cultivar TCC Black 2014 chromosome 6, UniMelb_Shisp_WGS_1.0, whole genome shotgun sequence genome:
- the LOC125195672 gene encoding uncharacterized membrane protein DDB_G0293934-like, whose amino-acid sequence MERKNSHATNRDGLLNRSLSRSAATTSSDLVLQWGNRKRLRCMKVHVKGATTNDPAGSDPSKRVNRRVVRSDLLNNNNNNTTKNPIPNPPPFTNGNLNLRHRPTSPSHRILRNSEREIGMRGNSNGVKGLASSDTGERKGASTSNNGHNHHHNNKANNSNHNHENNHHSGGGGGGSGSSENAHDIKKGDGDAAVWPKFVIGLTNKEKEEDFMALKGSKLPQRPKKRAKLIQRTLNLVSPGTWLCDLTLERYEVREKKVSKKRPRGLRAMGNMIESDSE is encoded by the exons ATGGAGAGGAAGAATTCCCACGCGACTAATAGAGATGGATTGCTGAACAGATCATTGTCCAGGTCAGCTGCTACGACGTCGTCGGACTTGGTTTTACAGTGGGGGAACCGGAAAAGGTTACGCTGTATGAAGGTCCACGTTAAGGGCGCTACTACTAACGACCCGGCCGGTTCGGATCCGTCTAAGCGGGTGAACCGGCGGGTAGTTAGGTCGGATCTTCtcaataataacaataacaacacTACCAAGAATCCGATCCCAAATCCACCCCCCTTTACCAATGGCAATCTGAACCTCCGCCACCGCCCCACCTCTCCGTCTCATCGAATTCTCAG AAATTCAGAGAGAGAAATTGGTATGAGAGGGAATAGCAATGGTGTGAAGGGGTTGGCCTCTTCGGATACAGGAGAAAGAAAAGGTGCATCTACTAGCAATAATGGTCATAACCACCACCATAATAACAAGGCCAATAATAGCAATCACAATCATGAAAACAACCACCATAGCGGCGGGGGCGGTGGTGGTTCTGGGTCATCGGAGAACGCCcatgatataaaaaaaggtGACGGGGATGCTGCGGTGTGGCCCAAGTTTGTGATCGGCTTGACCAACAAGGAGAAGGAGGAGGATTTCATGGCGCTTAAAGGGTCCAAGCTTCCTCAACGGCCTAAGAAGCGAGCTAAATTGATTCAGCGCACACTCAAT CTTGTGAGTCCGGGTACGTGGCTATGCGATTTGACCCTCGAACGATATGAGGTCCGTGAGAAGAAGGTTTCCAAGAAG AGGCCAAGAGGGTTAAGAGCTATGGGAAACATGATCGAATCAGACTCCGAGTAG
- the LOC125195667 gene encoding vacuolar-processing enzyme-like has protein sequence MMIRSRYSALAFIILTFSIIAVCDKLSDGGDFLRLPSEARRFFDGDDVGTRWAILLAGSNGYWNYRHQADVCHAYQVLKRGGLKDENIVVFMYDDIANNEENPRRGIIVNSPHGEDVYNGVPKDYVGEHVTVDNFFAVLLGNKTAVKGGSGKVVDSGPNDNIFIYYSDHGGPGVLGMPTSPYLYANDLFNVLKKKHASGTYNSLVFYLEACESGSIFEGLLPEGLNIYATTAANAEESSWGTYCPGDSPSSTPDEYGTCLADLYSVAWMEDSDAHNLRTETLRQQYQLVKKRTAAGNSYYGSHVMQYGDLKQSLDTLYMYMGTNPANDNFTLLSDNFLLPSSKAVNQRDADLLHFWHKFSKAPEGSTRKFESQQHLAEAMTHRTHIDHNIKLIGKLLFGIERGPEVLNNVRPAGEPLVDDWNCLKLLVRKFETYCGSLSQYGMKHMRSIANICNAGVNVQQMAEASSQACTSFPSNPWSSLHRGFSA, from the exons ATGATGATCCGATCCCGCTACTCCGCTCTCGCATTCATTATCCTTACCTTCTCGATCATCGCTGTGTGTGATAAGCTTTCCGACGGCGGAGATTTCCTCAGGCTTCCTTCCGAAGCTCGCCGCTTCTTCGACGGCGATGACGTCGGCACTAGATGGGCTATCCTCTTAGCTGGCTCCAACGGCTACTGGAATTATCGCCACCAG GCTGATGTATGCCATGCGTATCAAGTCTTAAAACGAGGTGGTCTCAAAGATGAAAACATTGTTGTTTTCATGTATGATGACATTGCTAACAATGAAGAGAATCCAAGGCGTGGAATTATAGTCAATAGTCCTCATGGTGAGGATGTCTACAATGGAGTTCCAAAG GATTATGTTGGAGAACATGTTACTGTCGACAACTTTTTTGCCGTCCTTCTTGGGAACAAAACTGCAGTTAAAGGAGGTAGCGGAAAAGTCGTGGACAGTGGTCCCAATgataatatattcatatactACTCCGATCATGGTGGTCCTGGGGTGCTTG GGATGCCTACCAGTCCGTACCTTTATGCGAATGATCTGTTCAATGTTTTAAAGAAGAAGCATGCTTCCGGAACATATAACAGCTTG GTATTTTACCTTGAAGCATGCGAGTCTGGAAGTATATTCGAAGGTCTTCTTCCTGAAGGCTTGAATATTTATGCAACCACGGCAGCAAATGCAGAAGAAAGTAGCTGGGGAACGTACTGTCCAGGAGACTCTCCTAGTTCTACACCTGATGAATACGGGACGTGCTTAGCTGATTTGTATAGTGTTGCATGGATGGAGGACAG TGACGCGCATAATCTACGCACCGAGACTTTGAGACAACAATATCAGCTG GTGAAAAAGAGAACTGCTGCTGGAAATTCTTATTATGGCTCCCATGTCATGCAATATGGTGATCTGAAACAAAGTTTGGATACTCTTTACATGTACATGGGTACAAATCCTGCAAATGACAACTTTACTTTGTTGAGTGATAACTTTCTGTTGCCATCTTCCAAAGCTGTAAACCAGCGGGATGCAGATCTTCTACATTTTTGGCATAAG TTCAGTAAGGCTCCTGAAGGCTCGACGAGGAAATTTGAATCCCAGCAACACCTTGCGGAAGCTATGACACATCGAACACACATAGACCACAATATTAAACTTATTGGAAAACTTCTTTTCGGGATCGAGAGGGGCCCCGAAGTGCTCAACAATGTCAGACCTGCCGGAGAACCTCTTGTGGATGACTGGAATTGCCTTAAATTGCTG GTTCGAAAATTTGAGACTTATTGTGGATCTCTATCCCAGTACGGGATGAAACATATGCGTTCCATCGCCAATATCTGCAATGCTGGGGTGAATGTACAGCAAATGGCCGAAGCATCCTCCCAAGCCTGCACCAGTTTCCCTTCTAACCCTTGGAGCTCGCTGCACAGGGGCTTCAGTGCTTGA
- the LOC125195662 gene encoding serine/threonine-protein kinase EDR1-like, translating into MSKMKHFLRKLHIRDRHHHRRHSSSQTQQLNSTSTSPPTGDHSSNSDEEEFQMQLALAISVSDPGQDCIDPETAQINVAKQISLGCAPSQNLAVFVFVMQSFNVVNYGEKVIDGFYDVCGIDSTLAVTKKMPSLLDLKAMSHLEDMGCEVVLVNRIDDVDLRKLEEIVYCMSVDKTLSTNFLAQKIADLIVDRMGGPVSVVEEMLRRWRARNRELRVYLNSAILPLGSLDVGHSRQRALLFKVLADRVNLPCKLVKGSYFTGIDEGAVNMIKLEDGSEYIIDLMGAPGTLIPTEVPSSQHHTFELNARRIVTSPGSLKTCRTAPEQWALKGSFPPGTSGAPSVVSFHSNLVARRSAGIILTEQLDHNVKDLYLPQEDNCREDQVSFTRNGCRENVFKLDSAGHKSSFNNPWVQNTPVDDRNDEAISTVNAGFGIDVDSSGNNLQIDPVLNGVAEILWEDLQIGERIGIGSYGEVYRAEWNGTEVAVKRFMKQDISGDALAQFKCEIEIMLRLRHPNVVLFMGAVTRPPHMSILTEFLPRGSLYKLLHRPSVQIDEKRRIKMALDVAKGMNYLHTSHPIIVHRDLKTPNLLVDTNWAVKVCDFGMSRLQHNTFLSSKSAAGTAEWMAPEVLRNEPSNEKSDVYSFGVILWELATLRVPWTEMNSMQVVGAVGFQGRHLDIPPTVDPLVFEIISDCWNRNPQARPSYNRPQGCAAPQCAYNRELQVSGIIPL; encoded by the exons ATGTCGAAGATGAAACACTTTTTGCGGAAGCTTCACATCCGCGATCGCCACCATCACAGGAGGCATTCCTCATCTCAAACGCAGCAATTGAACTCCACATCGACGTCGCCGCCGACGGGTGACCATTCGAGCAATAGCGACGAGGAGGAGTTTCAGATGCAATTAGCGCTGGCTATAAGCGTTTCCGATCCGGGTCAGGATTGTATTGACCCGGAAACCGCCCAAATCAACGTTGCTAAGCAGATTAGCCTTGGCTGCGCGCCTTCTCAGAACCTCGCG GTCTTTGTTTTTGTGATGCAGAGTTTTAATGTTGTAAATTATGGTGAAAAGGTTATAGATGGGTTCTATGATGTTTGTGGAATAGATTCAACTCTGGCGGTCACAAAGAAAATGCCGTCACTTTTGGACCTTAAAGCAATGTCTCATTTGGAAGATATGGGATGTGAGGTGGTTCTAGTCAACCGTATAGATGATGTGGATCTCCGGAAACTTGAAGAAATAGTTTATTGTATGTCTGTTGACAAGACTTTGAGTACAAATTTTCTAGCGCAGAAAATTGCCGACCTTATTGTTGATAGAATGGGAGGTCCCGTTAGTGTTGTTGAAGAAATGTTGAGAAGGTGGAGGGCAAGGAATCGTGAGTTACGAGTCTATTTGAATTCAGCCATCCTTCCCCTTGGCTCCCTTGATGTTGGTCATTCACGTCAAAGGGCTCTACTCTTTAAG GTCCTTGCTGATAGGGTTAACCTTCCATGCAAGCTAGTCAAAGGCAGTTACTTCACTGGTATTGATGAAGGAGCTGTGAACatgataaaattagaggatgGAAG TGAGTACATCATTGATCTAATGGGTGCTCCAGGCACACTCATTCCTACCGAGGTACCTAGTTCCCAACATCATACTTTTGAATTGAATGCAAGGCGTATTGTTACTTCTCCAGGGAGTCTGAAAACCTGCCGTACAGCACCTGAACAATGGGCTCTGAAGGGATCATTTCCACCTGGTACTTCAGGTGCACCATCTGTGGTTTCCTTCCACTCAAATTTAGTAGCCAGGAGATCTGCAGGAATAATCTTGACAGAGCAGTTGGATCATAATGTCAAAGATCTTTATCTTCCACAGGAGGACAATTGTAGAGAAGATCAAGTATCTTTTACCAGGAACGGTTGTAGAGAAAATGTGTTTAAACTAGATTCAGCAGGACATAAGTCATCTTTTAATAATCCCTGGGTGCAAAACACGCCAGTGGATGATAGAAATGACGAGGCCATCTCAACTGTCAATGCTGGTTTTGGTATAGATGTTGACTCTTCTGGAAATAATTTGCAAATTGATCCTGTGCTCAATGGAGTTGCTGAAATTTTATGGGAGGATCTTCAGATTGGTGAACGTATCGGTATAG GTTCATACGGTGAGGTATACCGAGCAGAATGGAATGGCACG GAAGTTGCAGTGAAGAGGTTTATGAAACAAGATATCTCAGGAGATGCACTTGCACAATTCAAATGCGAG ATTGAGATCATGTTAAGGTTGAGACATCCGAATGTTGTCCTTTTCATGGGAGCTGTGACACGCCCCCCTCATATGTCCATATTGACTGAATTCCTTCCAAG GGGTAGTTTATATAAGCTGCTGCACCGACCAAGTGTCCAGATAGACgaaaaaaggagaataaaaaTGGCCCTCGATGTG GCAAAGGGAATGAATTACTTGCATACTAGCCATCCTATCATTGTGCATCGAGATTTGAAGACCCCAAATCTCCTTGTTGATACAAATTGGGCTGTCAAG GTGTGTGATTTTGGCATGTCTCGTCTGCAGCACAATACTTTCCTATCTTCGAAGTCCGCAGCTGGAACG GCAGAATGGATGGCCCCAGAGGTTCTGAGAAATGAACCATCCAATGAGAA ATCTGACGTATATAGTTTCGGAGTCATACTGTGGGAGCTGGCAACTCTGCGAGTGCCATGGACAGAGATGAATTCAATGCAGGTGGTTGGAGCCGTTGGATTCCAGGGTAGGCACCTTGATATCCCACCCACGGTTGATCCCCTGGTATTCGAGATAATAAGTGACTGTTGGAATAG AAATCCACAGGCACGCCCTTCTTATAACCGGCCTCAAGGGTGTGCAGCGCCTCAGTGTGCGTATAACCGAGAGTTGCAAGTATCAGGAATAATACCATTGTAG
- the LOC125195663 gene encoding beta-fructofuranosidase, insoluble isoenzyme CWINV1-like, which produces MEKYVIWAMLLPAILIAYVKTGYFEKNKKIIEEYEAKEDQPYRTGFHFQPPKNWMNDPNGPMYYNGVYHFFYQYNPHGATWDNGNLSWAHSVSYNLIDWTHIEHALVPTEPYDLRGCWSGSVTILPSDNTPVIFYTSISHGGEEVQNIAMPTDTSDPFLREWVKSRHNPLITPPSDIDPRSFRDPTTAWQKTDGTWCVLIGSQLGSDGAGILYRSRDFISWSRGDSPLHMSNRTGMWECPDFYPVSTSGGDGLDTSTNGEDVLHILKASFSGRDDYVVGTYDPETDEFNVVGVDFMDDQVQLRYDYGNFYASKSFYDTAKKRRVLWSWILEGDSEANSIERGWYGLQALPRSVLLHKDHRQLIQWPIEEVEQLRYGKVMLDNEEIESGKVLELLGITASQADVEVSFRVSNLDGVELMDEGLLDPQLACIQNNASVNGVLGPFGLLALASEDLTEQTAVFFRVFKGREKHVVLMCSDQSRSSLKTQVKDPIYGSFLDMDPNEEISLRTLIDQSIIESFGGKGKSCITARAYPALAISENSHVYVFNNGAKSVGVSSLSAWSMKNARFSQEGSSWLASE; this is translated from the exons ATGGAGAAATATGTGATATGGGCAATGCTTTTGCCAGCCATTTTGATAGCTTATGTTAAAACTggttattttgaaaaaaataaaaagattatcGAAGAATATGAGGCGAAAGAGGATCAGCCATACCGAACTGGATTCCATTTTCAACCTCCCAAAAACTGGATGAATg ATCCAAATG GACCAATGTACTACAATGGAGTATACCATTTTTTCTATCAATACAATCCACATGGTGCAACATGGGATAACGGTAACCTTTCATGGGCCCACTCAGTTTCTTACAACCTCATTGACTGGACCCACATCGAGCACGCCCTTGTTCCGACCGAGCCCTACGACCTCCGAGGCTGCTGGTCGGGTTCCGTCACGATCCTCCCTAGCGACAACACGCCCGTCATTTTCTATACAAGCATTAGCCACGGAGGCGAGGAGGTGCAAAATATTGCAATGCCGACCGACACGTCCGACCCCTTTCTGAGGGAGTGGGTAAAATCTCGGCATAATCCCTTGATAACACCGCCCTCCGACATAGACCCGAGATCCTTTAGGGACCCCACGACCGCCTGGCAAAAGACAGACGGGACGTGGTGTGTCCTGATTGGGAGCCAGCTAGGCAGTGACGGAGCCGGGATTTTGTACAGGAGTCGCGACTTCATTAGCTGGAGCAGGGGAGATAGCCCCCTGCACATGTCGAATAGGACAGGAATGTGGGAGTGTCCTGATTTTTACCCTGTTAGTACTAGTGGTGGTGATGGACTCGACACGTCGACCAATGGGGAAGATGTGTTGCACATCCTGAAGGCGAGCTTCAGTGGCCGCGATGACTATGTTGTGGGAACTTATGATCCCGAGACGGATGAATTTAATGTTGTCGGGGTTGATTTCATGGACGATCAAGTCCAATTGAGGTATGATTACGGAAATTTTTACGCGTCTAAATCGTTCTACGACACGGCCAAGAAACGGAGGGTGCTGTGGTCGTGGATACTCGAGGGTGATAGCGAAGCAAATAGCATCGAAAGGGGGTGGTACGGCTTACAAGCATTGCCAAGAAGTGTTTTGCTTCACAAAGATCATAGACAGTTAATACAATGGCCTATTGAAGAAGTTGAACAACTTCGTTATGGAAAAGTTATGTTAGATAATGAAGAGATCGAGAGTGGGAAAGTGTTAGAACTTTTAGGTATCACAGCTTCACAG GCTGATGTTGAAGTCTCATTTCGTGTTTCAAATCTAGATGGGGTCGAGCTGATGGATGAAGGATTGCTCGACCCCCAACTCGCTTGCATCCAAAACAATGCATCCGTGAACGGAGTTTTGGGGCCGTTCGGTCTCCTAGCCCTGGCTTCAGAGGACTTGACCGAACAAACTGCTGTCTTCTTTCGAGTTTTCAAGGGCCGCGAGAAGCACGTCGTGCTCATGTGTAGTGACCAAAGCAG ATCTTCGCTAAAAACGCAAGTCAAAGACCCGATTTACGGGTCATTTCTCGATATGGATCCCAATGAGGAAATCTCATTGAGAACTTTG ATTGATCAGTCGATAATAGAGAGTTTTGGGGGGAAGGGGAAGAGTTGCATCACTGCAAGAGCATATCCAGCATTGGCCATCTCCGAAAACTCTCACGTTTATGTGTTCAACAATGGCGCTAAGAGCGTTGGTGTTTCGAGTCTTAGCGCTTGGAGCATGAAAAATGCTCGATTCTCGCAAGAAGGAAGCTCGTGGTTGGCCTCGGAGTAG
- the LOC125195674 gene encoding NADH dehydrogenase [ubiquinone] iron-sulfur protein 7, mitochondrial-like, with amino-acid sequence MAQLARNAARLLPRTAPFNHRAALASIHTTTPSLAAASSSTPTPYSPSLPPTGSSPPGMSKAAEFVISKVDDLMNYVRRGSIWPMTFGLACCAVEMMHTGAARYDLDRFGIIFRPSPRQSDCMIVAGTLTNKMAPALRKVYDQMPEPRWVISMGSCANGGGYYHYSYSVVRGCDRIVPVDIYVPGCPPTAEALLYGLLQLQKKINRRRDFYHWWTK; translated from the exons ATGGCTCAATTAGCCAGAAATGCAGCTCGTCTACTCCCTCGGACGGCGCCGTTTAACCACCGCGCAGCCCTAGCTTCGATCCACACCACCACCCCCTCTCTCGCCGCAGCTTCCTCCTCCACGCCGACGCCGTACTCGCCCTCCCTCCCACCGACGGGCTCCTCGCCGCCGGGGATGTCCAAGGCGGCGGAATTCGTCATCTCGAAGGTCGATGATCTCATGAACTATGTCCGCCGCGGCTCCATCTGGCCGATGACGTTCGGCCTGGCCTGCTGCGCCGTCGAGATGATGCACACCGGCGCCGCGCGCTACGATTTGGATCGCTTTGGGATTATATTCCGCCCGAGCCCTAGGCAGTCCGATTGCATGATTGTCGCCGGCACTCTCACGAATAAGATGGCTCCTGCGCTCCGCAA AGTCTATGACCAGATGCCTGAGCCACGGTGGGTAATCTCTATGGGAAGCTGTGCAAACGGTGGTGGTTACTACCACTACTCGTACTCTGTTGTCCGAGGTTGTGATAGGATTGTCCCTGTTGATATCTACGTACCTGGCTGTCCACCCACTGCCGAGGCCCTCCTCTATGGACTACTCCAGTTGCAGAAGAAGATCAACAGGCGTAGAGATTTCTATCACTGGTGGACCAAATAA
- the LOC125195666 gene encoding homeobox protein ATH1-like, whose translation MQTDESVGGFGLPPTYIVGDAMNKLSGQLTSRVATASDALCPNNILSANRAMSFSSFPQISPFHGADRFLEAIPLPNLSIGTFPYASIDNHQEKVAIPGCPQNMRYSAVMNGLDVFGPSLEIIPHGYGGLPFPPELTGHVVGRTSLPPPAQPARSCNSREWPVMEQVGFGSHSQDSSQYSNELSLSLVTSKPSILQGHSTPQEQCSEICCSNGVTSYSLPEHTSSSSKNQSSRSKPLQLPPLLSGSRFLEALQEILAAIACYALENIEDVGINVSYSSISSSKGIEADQAFVFQMQETSLEAKRKHLLSLLQMVDDQYIQCLDEIHTVTSAFHAVTELEPNLHARFALPTISFMYKSLRERISNHILAIGSHLKEGETRENKSFEACFIQKQWALQQLSKRDHQLWRPQRGLPETSVSVLRTWMFQNFLHPYPKDSEKHLLALKSGLTRNQVSNWFINARVRLWKPMIEEMCAEMNRRKAREEDEDMEGNHRNQLRFETRRFTRD comes from the exons ATGCAAACAGATGAAAGTGTTGGCGGATTTGGGCTGCCTCCGACTTACATAGTTGGAGACGCCATGAACAAGCTTTCTGGCCAGCTAACGAGTCGTGTTGCCACAGCAAGCGATGCTCTCTGCCCCAATAATATCCTATCAGCAAACCGAGCCATGAGTTTCTCTTCGTTCCCCCAAATCAGCCCGTTTCATGGGGCTGATCGGTTTTTAGAGGCCATTCCTCTCCCTAATCTATCCATTGGCACCTTCCCTTATGCCTCCATTGACAATCATCAGGAAAAGGTTGCAATTCCAGGATGTCCTCAAAACATGAGATATAGCGCTGTCATGAACGGCCTAGACGTCTTTGGTCCCTCCCTCGAGATAATACCCCATGGCTACGGAGGCCTACCTTTCCCTCCTGAGCTCACTGGGCATGTAGTTGGAAGAACTAGCCTCCCACCACCGGCCCAACCAGCTCGCAGCTGCAACTCAAGGGAATGGCCGGTGATGGAGCAAGTAGGGTTCGGTTCCCACAGTCAAGACTCGTCTCAGTATAGCAACGAGCTATCTCTGAGTCTCGTGACATCAAAGCCTTCCATTCTACAGGGGCACTCTACACCACAGGAGCAGTGCTCGGAGATATGCTGCTCCAATGGTGTGACTAGCTACTCGTTGCCCGAGCATACTTCTTCCAGCAGCAAGAACCAATCATCGCGCTCCAAACCGCTCCAACTTCCACCATTGCTGTCAGGATCAAGGTTTCTCGAGGCCCTGCAAGAAATACTCGCTGCAATAGCTTGCTATGCACTAGAGAATATCGAAGATGTTGGAATAAACGTCTCGTATTCTTCAATTAGCTCCTCCAAGGGGATTGAAGCGGATCAAGCGTTTGTGTTTCAAATGCAAGAAACAAGCCTAGAAGCAAAGAGAAAGCATCTCCTATCTCTACTGCAAATG GTTGATGACCAATACATCCAGTGCCTCGATGAAATCCACACGGTCACCTCTGCATTTCATGCTGTGACGGAGCTAGAACCTAATCTGCACGCTCGTTTTGCTCTTCCCACAATCTCGTTCATGTACAAGAGCCTCCGGGAGAGGATCAGCAACCACATTCTTGCAATCGGATCTCATCTCAAGGAGGGAGAAACGCGAGAAAACAAGTCATTTGAGGCATGCTTCATCCAGAAGCAGTGGGCTCTGCAGCAGCTTAGCAAGAGAGATCATCAACTGTGGAGGCCTCAAAGAGGCCTCCCGGAAACATCTGTCTCCGTTTTGAGGACATGGATGTTTCAGAACTTCCTCCACCC GTATCCAAAGGACTCGGAGAAGCACTTGCTTGCTTTGAAAAGTGGCCTAACTAGGAATCAG GTGTCGAACTGGTTTATAAACGCTCGCGTCCGGCTATGGAAACCAATGATCGAGGAAATGTGTGCAGAAATGAACAGAAGAAAAGCACGggaggaagatgaagatatGGAAGGCAACCACAGAAACCAACTGCGCTTTGAAACTAGGAGATTTACAAGGGATTGA